GTTCCATCCGGTGAATCCTCTATTTGAATGCCTTTGGCATCCAGTTGATCGCGGATGCTGTCTGAGGTTTTAAAGTCTTTATCCGCTCTGGCTTTGGCTCTTAAAACAATTTGCTCTTCTACCCACGAGGCATCAATAGCATAATTTTTTTCATACCAACTTTGGTACTCTTCTTTACTTAATTGTAAAAGTCCCAAAACATTGGCCAACATTTGTAAGGTGTTGGCTAATTCTTGCTTATCACGTTCATCTTCTGCCTTATAAATAGCTTTGGTCACTGCATGCAAGGTTGTCATGGCTTTAGGCGTATTAAAATCTTCATCCATGGCTTGTTGAAATTCATTTAAATATTCAGGATGAACGCGCTTGCCTTGAGCAAAATCCAAAGCTTTGTACATGCGGTTTAAACTTTTAGCTGCTTCATTGATGCCTTCTAAGGAAAACTCAATGGGGTGCCGATAATGCGTAGACATAAAATACAGTTTCAACGCTTCTGGATGGACTTGTTTAATCAAGTTTTTTATGGTGGTAACATTGCCTTCGGACTTAGACATTTTCTCATTCTTGGTGGTGACAAAGCCATTGTGCAACCAATACTTAGAAAACTCTTTACCGGTGCAGGCTTCGGTTTGCGCAATTTCATTTTCATGGTGTGGGAAAATCAAGTCTCTACCCCCACCATGGATATCAATTTGTTCACCAAAAATAGCACTGTTCATGGCAGAACATTCTATATGCCAGCCTGGACGTCCCTCACCCCAAGGACTTTCCCAACTGGGTTCTCCTGGCTTTGCATGTTTCCATAAAACAAAATCTAGAGGGTCTTTTTTTTCTTCTCCAGGAGCAACTCTGGCTCCAGCCCTTAACTGATCCAGTTTACGCTTGGACAGTTTTCCATAATCTTTTTGATTTTTAACAGAAAAATAAACATCGCCATTGTTGGCCACATAGGCTTTTTCTTTTTTGATTAAGGTCTCAATCATGGCAATAATTTCATCCATGGTTTCACTGACTTTAGGTTCTTCATCTGGACTCAATAAACCCAAAGCATTTAAATCTGCATGAAAGGATTCAGTGTATTTTTGTGCAATCTCTGAAAAATCAACCCCTTCATCTAGGGCTTTGTTGATAATTTTATCATCTATATCTGTAATATTGCGCACGTATTTAACGTGATAGCCTTTAAAATTCAGATAACGGTAAATAATATCGTAGGCAATATAACAACGAGCATGTCCAATATGTGAATGATCATAAACCGTAGGACCGCAGACATACATTTTTACTTCAAAATCAGAATGAGGAACAAATTTTCTGAGCGTACCGCTCATGCTGTCATGTAAACGCATGTTTATTTTTTAACACAAGTCTTGGATGCTGTCCCAGAGTTTTTACCAACATTTGCTTTTGTTTTATACGCAATGCAGTTTTTTACCGGCTGAGGAACATATTTTTTCTCTAGCTCGTTGCATTTTAAAAAAGTGCTCTGTCGCCCTTGAATCAATTCACTAAATTGACACTGATGGCAAAGACTCTGGGGAAAGGGTAACATCTAATCTTTGTAACAAAAATTAAACCAAAAAGGTAGCCGGTACCTTTAGGTACCTCAAAAATTACCCAAAAAAGTATAAAAGGAATTTGCTAAGCCCTGATACTAGTTTTTACTTTTGCCTTGGAGCGCTTGATGTTAAAAGGGTGTTTGTATGTCGGCTATTTTACATCAACTCAATCCCCAACAAAAGGAAGCCGTTGTACAGAACAACTCACATTTGCTGGTTGTGGCGGGGGCTGGTTCTGGAAAAACCAGGGTTTTAACCCGTAAAATTGCCTACTTGATTGAACAAGGCTTGGCAATGCCCAGTCAAATTTTAGCCATGACCTTCTCCAATAAAGCCGCCCATGAAATGAAAGAACGGGTGTCAAGCTTACTCTCTCAATACCAACAACCCTATTGGATTGGTACCTTTCACTCCATTTGTTTACGGATTTTGCGTGAACATGGGCATCATATGGGTTTAGACGGTAATTTTTCGGTTTATGATACCTCTGATCAATTGGCCGCCATTAAAAGTATCATGGCGGAAAAAAACATCGATCCTAAAGCCATTTCTCCTAAACTCATTGCCTATCATTTGGATCAAGCCAAAAATGAAAGCACCAAAGTGGTCTCTTATATTCAAAACAGTTTTGACTTGGGTGAAACCATCATTGGTGTGGTTGAAGCCTATGAAGCTTTACTCATTAAAAATCAAGCCTTGGATTTTGGAGGACTGTTAGGAAAAACACTTGTTCTATTGCAAGAGCATGAACAGGTTAGACAAAGCTTGCAACACAAATGGCAACGTATCTTGATTGATGAATATCAAGATACCAACAGCATTCAAAAAGCTTTGATTCAGCATTTGGCTGGTGACCATAATATTGTGTGTGCTGTGGGTGATGAAGATCAGTCTATTTATGGTTGGCGTGGTGCCAGAGTAGAAAACATGCTCAACTTTCCTATAGACTTTCCTGGAGCCAAGGTGGTTAAATTGGAACAAAACTACCGTTCCAGCAAACCTATTTTGGAAGTGGCCAATAAGGTGATCAGTCATAACTTGGGCCGGAGAAAAAAGAAACTCTGGACAGATCAAGAACAAGGCTCTTTGGTGGAACATTTCCACGCTGATACAGATTATCAAGAAGCTGCTTTTGTTTTAGATAAAGTAGATGAGTTGCTTGAGCAAGAACATATTGCTGCCAGTGAAATTGCCATCTTTTATCGTACGCATGTGCAATCGCGTTTACTTGAGGAAGAGTGTAGGCGTCGTAACCAGGCTTATGCTGTTTTGGGCGGCACCAAATTTTATGACCGCAAAGAAATCAAAGATACTTTGTGTTACTTAAGACTGCTGGTCAATCCCAATGATGATATCTCTTTTTTACGTGTGGTCAATACGCCTTCTCGTGGCATTGGTAAAACTGCTATAGCGCAACTCAACGACGCTGCGGAATTTACCCGTTCTTCATTGTATCAAGCCATTCCAGTTATGGAAGGTAATCGTAAAGCCCATAAAGCCATACGCGAGTTTCACTTTTGGTTTGAAGCCTTGCGCATAGAATGTGAACACATGGATATCTTAGATGTAGCAGAAACAGTTTTAGACAAAAGTGAATACCGGGCCAGCCTTGAACGTGAACAAACCATTGAAGCCCAAGCCCGTATTGAAAATATTGAAGAGCTATTACGATCTATGCAAGAATATGCACAAGCCAACCCTGAACATTCTCTAAGTGATTACTTGGCACAAATCAGTTTGGTGACAGATATGGACAATTATGATCAAGAACAAGATGCCATCACCATGATGACCATTCATAACTCCAAAGGCTTAGAATATGATGCTGTATTTATTGTGGGTATGGAAGAAGGTGTATTTCCACATAAACGGGCTTTAGAAGATGGCAATCCAGATGAAATAGAAGAAGAGCGGCGTTTATGTTACGTGGCCATGACTCGGGCTAGAAAACGCTTGTTTTTAAGTTCTAGCAGCCGTAGGCATCTCTATAAAAACTTACAGCATAATCCAGTGGCTCGTTTTATTGACGAAATCCCCAGTCAATACTTGGTGCATGTTAATGAACACGCAGGTCTTAACACCAAAGCCAGCTTTTACAACCCCGAAGATGGCTACAGTGTTTATACCCGTAAAAAAACTTCCTCTGCACCTTTATACTCCTCAAAAAACAACTATAGCTCAGCTTATGAAGATGTCCCCAGTTATCAAGTTGATGCAAGTTACCAATCCCCCTACAACATAGGAAGCAAAGTGTTACATCCAAAATTTGGCAATGGCACCATCAAAAATATTGAGGGAAATCCAGATAATTTAAAATTAACAATTTACTTTCCAAGTCGCGGTTCTAAGAAAATTCTGTTAAACTATTGTAATCTGGAACTATTAGAAAAATGACTGACCCAAAAAACAAAACCGCCAATCAAGACCATCAAGTTGAAAGAACCCTTTCAAATGATAAGCAAGACCATGCATCCAATGCTACGTCTTCTGAACATGAAATCACCAAAGATAAAACCATCATTAAAAACCCAATGAACTCAGAGCCAAAAAACCAAAAACCATCTTCTCCCAGCAAAAGTCCTGCCGAACAACCCAACACCCATAATTCAGGCAACTACAACAATCCTATGCCGGGCTTAGATGGTCCAACCCGTTTACAAAATATTGATGATTATGCTGACTTAAAAAAACATAATCCTTTTAATCAAGCGCTTGAAAAAGGCAAAAACTTTTCTGCTGAATTTGCGCAAGGTTTTGCTTCCATCCCTAAAAAAATTATTACCGCCTACCAAGGTTATGCGGGTGAAGAAAATAAAAATAGTATGTTTAAACAATTTGGTTTGGTTATTTTAGCCTGTGTTATCTTTTATTTTTGGACTGTCTTACGCTTTAAAAATATTGCTCCACAACCAAAAACATCTGCTTCTAAAGAACTGATGGTGGATATTATTGAGCTGTACACCAAAGGCGAAAGAAAAAAAGCCCGTATCCTGATTAAAAAAGCCGCTGAACTTGAAGCAGATGAAGAGCTTGCCCAAAAGCTCAACAAACTGGCAAAATAAAGCTTTGACCTTATTCTTCCAAGGAATTTAAAAACTGTTCCATGTTGTTTTTATCACTTTTATAAGCTGGGTGTTCTAAATTGTTTTCAAAGGTTAGCTTAAGATAACTTAAAGCCTCTGCCATTAAATCCTTAGCTTGTTCAAGCTCTCCTTGATTGGCTAAATCTTGCGCTGATCTATATGATTTGTACGCTAAGAGGTATGAATTGCCTGGCGCATAAATTAAGGCTTTGTTAATCACTTCCACCGCTTGTCCAGGTTGTAGCGTTTCTTCTGCCAAGTATTTAGAGTAGCGCAAAAAGTGTTGAGCCAATATAGGATTAACACCCGCTGGACCAAAAACAGTATGCAATTGATTAAAATAACCTTCAAGATCAGAAAATTCTTGTGGATACTTTAAGGCAAAATCAACTTCTAGTTTTATAAGCCCAGAAATTGAATCCATGACTTTCTTTTCAAAAATATCGGTGTATTGATTGTGTGTTGTAACCAACTGCGACAATTGTTCAAAATTTACATCATAAAAAATGCTTTTACTTTGATGGATAAACGGTGTGGTCACGGATAAAATGTCTAAAGCCTCGTTAGAAAATGTTAATAAACTTTTTGAGCATTTTGAAAAAGACTCATTCATCAAAGTATTTTTATTTTTTAGATCATGGGTCAAACCATAGCTATGAGCTATTTCATGCGCAATCACTATGGCCTCAGTACGAATAAACGCTTCTTCTTCATCACATGGAGATTGCAAAGCGTAGTAGGCATAAATCGCTGGTTGGAAATACAGTGTTGCCGCGCGCAATGAGCCGTTGGCCATATTA
This sequence is a window from Oligoflexia bacterium. Protein-coding genes within it:
- the cysS gene encoding cysteine--tRNA ligase; translation: MRLHDSMSGTLRKFVPHSDFEVKMYVCGPTVYDHSHIGHARCYIAYDIIYRYLNFKGYHVKYVRNITDIDDKIINKALDEGVDFSEIAQKYTESFHADLNALGLLSPDEEPKVSETMDEIIAMIETLIKKEKAYVANNGDVYFSVKNQKDYGKLSKRKLDQLRAGARVAPGEEKKDPLDFVLWKHAKPGEPSWESPWGEGRPGWHIECSAMNSAIFGEQIDIHGGGRDLIFPHHENEIAQTEACTGKEFSKYWLHNGFVTTKNEKMSKSEGNVTTIKNLIKQVHPEALKLYFMSTHYRHPIEFSLEGINEAAKSLNRMYKALDFAQGKRVHPEYLNEFQQAMDEDFNTPKAMTTLHAVTKAIYKAEDERDKQELANTLQMLANVLGLLQLSKEEYQSWYEKNYAIDASWVEEQIVLRAKARADKDFKTSDSIRDQLDAKGIQIEDSPDGTTWSVKL
- a CDS encoding UvrD-helicase domain-containing protein, yielding MSAILHQLNPQQKEAVVQNNSHLLVVAGAGSGKTRVLTRKIAYLIEQGLAMPSQILAMTFSNKAAHEMKERVSSLLSQYQQPYWIGTFHSICLRILREHGHHMGLDGNFSVYDTSDQLAAIKSIMAEKNIDPKAISPKLIAYHLDQAKNESTKVVSYIQNSFDLGETIIGVVEAYEALLIKNQALDFGGLLGKTLVLLQEHEQVRQSLQHKWQRILIDEYQDTNSIQKALIQHLAGDHNIVCAVGDEDQSIYGWRGARVENMLNFPIDFPGAKVVKLEQNYRSSKPILEVANKVISHNLGRRKKKLWTDQEQGSLVEHFHADTDYQEAAFVLDKVDELLEQEHIAASEIAIFYRTHVQSRLLEEECRRRNQAYAVLGGTKFYDRKEIKDTLCYLRLLVNPNDDISFLRVVNTPSRGIGKTAIAQLNDAAEFTRSSLYQAIPVMEGNRKAHKAIREFHFWFEALRIECEHMDILDVAETVLDKSEYRASLEREQTIEAQARIENIEELLRSMQEYAQANPEHSLSDYLAQISLVTDMDNYDQEQDAITMMTIHNSKGLEYDAVFIVGMEEGVFPHKRALEDGNPDEIEEERRLCYVAMTRARKRLFLSSSSRRHLYKNLQHNPVARFIDEIPSQYLVHVNEHAGLNTKASFYNPEDGYSVYTRKKTSSAPLYSSKNNYSSAYEDVPSYQVDASYQSPYNIGSKVLHPKFGNGTIKNIEGNPDNLKLTIYFPSRGSKKILLNYCNLELLEK